The Pirellulales bacterium genome has a segment encoding these proteins:
- a CDS encoding 2-hydroxyacid dehydrogenase: MRVAVFSAKSYDREYLSRANESHGHELTFMEPRLTSGTARLASGFPAACVFVNDRAVAEVVAELAAGGTRLLALRSAGFNHVDLAAAARHAVRVARVPAYSPYAVAEHTVGLMLALNRKFHRAYSRVREGNFSLEGLLGFDMHGRAVGIVGTGKIGECVARILHGMGCRILLNDVTRNPELAAMGDYVPLDRLLQEAEIISLHCPLLPATRHLIGDEAIARMRPGVMLINTSRGALVDTPAVIEGLKSQRIGYLGLDVYEEEEDLFFEDQSEQILRDDVFARLLTFPNVLITGHQAFFTREALTRIGEVTLANITAFERGEELVNEVRWAG; this comes from the coding sequence GTGCGAGTCGCGGTATTCAGCGCGAAATCTTACGACCGCGAATATTTGTCGCGCGCGAACGAGTCGCATGGCCACGAGTTGACGTTCATGGAGCCGCGCTTGACTAGTGGCACGGCGCGGCTGGCGAGCGGTTTTCCGGCGGCGTGCGTCTTTGTCAACGATCGCGCCGTAGCCGAGGTTGTCGCAGAGTTGGCCGCCGGCGGCACGCGACTGTTGGCGTTGCGCTCCGCGGGCTTCAATCACGTCGATCTGGCGGCGGCCGCGCGGCATGCAGTGCGCGTCGCGCGGGTGCCAGCTTATTCGCCGTATGCGGTGGCAGAGCATACGGTGGGGCTGATGCTGGCCTTGAATCGTAAATTCCATCGGGCCTATTCTCGGGTGCGCGAGGGGAACTTTTCTCTCGAGGGGTTGCTCGGCTTTGACATGCACGGACGCGCCGTGGGCATCGTGGGGACCGGCAAGATTGGCGAGTGCGTCGCCCGAATTTTGCACGGTATGGGATGCCGCATATTGCTGAACGACGTGACGCGGAATCCTGAACTGGCGGCGATGGGCGACTATGTGCCGCTCGATCGGTTGCTGCAAGAGGCGGAGATCATCTCGTTGCACTGCCCACTCTTGCCGGCAACGCGCCATTTGATTGGCGACGAGGCGATCGCGCGAATGCGACCGGGGGTGATGTTGATCAACACCAGTCGAGGCGCGCTAGTCGACACGCCAGCAGTGATTGAAGGATTGAAGAGCCAACGGATTGGCTATCTGGGGCTGGACGTGTACGAAGAGGAAGAAGACTTGTTCTTCGAGGATCAATCGGAGCAGATCTTGCGCGACGACGTGTTCGCCCGACTGCTCACGTTTCCCAATGTGTTGATTACCGGGCACCAGGCGTTTTTTACGCGCGAGGCGTTGACGCGAATCGGCGAAGTGACGCTGGCGAACATCACGGCGTTTGAGCGCGGCGAGGAGTTAGTGAACGAAGTTCGCTGGGCGGGTTGA
- a CDS encoding glycosyltransferase, whose amino-acid sequence MDRVVKEMAELKLVLAHDWLTGMRGGEKCLEPLCRQFPGAQLLTLLHEPNSTSPAIERMAIRASFLQRIPGATRGYRKLLPLLPLAAESLSAGADCDLVLSFSHAVAKNVRVPEGVPHVCYCFTPMRYAWETREQYFAGSPTSGDGALTARVRGSVAAARNAALDLLAAWDRRTSARVTEFVACSQTIARRIERCYGRTSRVIFPPVDTDFYTPNRAAREDFYLCVSALVPYKRTELAIAAANRLRRRLVIIGRGPERARLEALAGPTIEFLGWQSNEVIRERMRRCRALLFPGEEDFGIVPVEAQACGAPVIAYGAGGATETVLASDGAAPGSGMFFEEQSSDALAAAMLRLEQTPEYCCAELARASAERFCGPRYEREMLAVVDEFACRSKAAG is encoded by the coding sequence ATGGACCGAGTGGTCAAGGAAATGGCCGAATTGAAGCTGGTGCTAGCGCACGACTGGCTGACGGGGATGCGCGGCGGGGAAAAGTGCCTGGAGCCGTTGTGCCGGCAATTTCCCGGGGCGCAATTGTTGACCCTGCTACACGAGCCAAATAGCACGTCGCCGGCTATCGAACGGATGGCGATACGGGCGAGCTTTTTACAGCGCATACCGGGCGCGACGCGTGGCTATCGCAAGTTGCTGCCGCTGTTGCCGCTGGCGGCCGAATCGCTTTCCGCCGGCGCCGATTGCGACCTGGTGCTGAGCTTCAGTCATGCAGTGGCCAAGAACGTGCGTGTGCCGGAGGGTGTGCCGCATGTGTGTTATTGCTTCACGCCGATGCGTTACGCCTGGGAGACTCGCGAACAGTATTTTGCTGGTTCGCCGACCAGTGGCGACGGGGCGCTGACCGCGCGCGTGCGCGGATCGGTGGCTGCCGCGCGCAACGCAGCTTTGGACTTGTTGGCGGCTTGGGATCGACGCACCAGCGCGCGGGTAACCGAGTTTGTGGCTTGCAGCCAGACGATCGCAAGGCGAATTGAGCGCTGCTACGGCCGGACAAGCCGTGTCATTTTTCCGCCCGTGGACACCGATTTTTATACGCCAAATCGCGCGGCGCGCGAGGACTTTTATCTTTGCGTGTCGGCGCTGGTCCCGTACAAGCGCACCGAACTGGCCATCGCGGCGGCGAACCGGTTGCGACGCCGGTTGGTCATCATTGGTCGCGGACCAGAGCGGGCGCGATTGGAGGCGCTGGCCGGGCCGACGATCGAGTTTTTGGGCTGGCAGTCGAATGAGGTGATTCGCGAGCGGATGCGGCGGTGCCGGGCGCTGTTGTTTCCGGGGGAGGAGGATTTTGGCATTGTGCCGGTGGAGGCACAGGCTTGCGGCGCGCCGGTGATCGCATACGGCGCCGGCGGCGCGACCGAAACAGTGCTGGCGTCCGATGGGGCGGCGCCTGGTTCGGGGATGTTTTTCGAGGAGCAATCGAGCGACGCGCTGGCGGCGGCAATGTTGCGACTGGAGCAAACGCCGGAGTATTGCTGCGCGGAGCTAGCGCGCGCCAGCGCGGAGCGTTTTTGCGGGCCGCGCTATGAGCGCGAGATGCTCGCCGTGGTGGACGAGTTCGCTTGTCGGAGCAAGGCGGCGGGATAG
- a CDS encoding HAD family hydrolase: MQPPLRGVIFDLDGTLVDSGLDFDAMRREMGIEPGHTILEALAEISEPRLSHCLAIVDRHERAGAQRATLFDGARELLAAIEALGLPWGILTRNSRQVTRLTLSRLDIDSQHVIAREDAAAKPDSAGVWALCAKWRLSPPQVVVIGDYKYDLLAARGAGARGVLFTQGRPLEDFPFADLADFVVHSLAEAQLLIARLVAPVDPSSH; encoded by the coding sequence ATGCAACCACCACTGCGCGGCGTCATCTTCGATCTTGATGGCACGCTCGTCGACTCCGGCCTCGACTTCGACGCCATGCGCCGCGAGATGGGCATCGAACCGGGCCACACCATCCTCGAAGCCTTGGCCGAGATCAGCGAACCTCGGCTCAGCCATTGCTTGGCCATTGTCGATCGGCACGAACGAGCCGGCGCCCAGCGGGCAACCCTCTTCGACGGCGCGCGCGAACTGCTCGCCGCCATCGAGGCGCTCGGCCTCCCGTGGGGCATTCTCACCCGCAACAGCCGCCAGGTGACGCGCCTCACCCTGTCACGCTTGGACATCGACAGTCAGCACGTCATCGCCCGCGAGGATGCCGCCGCCAAGCCCGACTCCGCGGGGGTTTGGGCGCTCTGCGCCAAGTGGCGACTCTCGCCGCCCCAGGTCGTGGTGATTGGCGACTACAAATACGATCTTCTGGCGGCTCGCGGCGCCGGCGCTCGCGGCGTGTTGTTCACCCAAGGCCGCCCACTCGAAGATTTTCCCTTCGCCGACCTGGCCGATTTTGTCGTCCATTCTCTGGCCGAAGCGCAACTCCTCATCGCCCGACTTGTCGCGCCGGTCGATCCTTCGTCGCACTGA
- a CDS encoding patatin-like phospholipase family protein, giving the protein MACDPPRPPVINAPLTTGGQTAAPCIFQTSPVRDSYDPTWTDASLPLPPAQHLPAGMATAVLQALRRSRLCRGIDARQLEQVADGATYTTFNAGQTICHQGDSGVCLYVVAGGRVQLSVQRKGAFRMLNYVGKGDHFGELALLTDGRYSATATAMVDTQLVTIDRPHFQHLLTTAPLFAANISRSLGFQLRWETSGRTHHYRPKLVAIAHSTLQTQRLLRPLAEALARRDESVVVLTDRPHGPVADGDYAIERINPELAGDDRLRHLRARVVRLSESNDRVILDLRQQVDLTLVEILADCEVIYWLCEPNHVDTSAETLRALLTHDAAFAARVHWVWALGAGERFAPLIPSDLKLADPDFKVAVGTSAVGSARLQQGIARIVRNLSGIKLGLALSGGGARGLAHLGVLAAFDEAGIDFDLLAGTSSGALMAASYAAGFTPTDALRHFTEDLKPHWFWRHIPRGGQWYLWTMFHMGAWDSMLRRYMGDHCLEQLQLPLSIVTVDLVSGSEVVRDRGDIVNAVRESINIPLVSKPILRDGMALVDGGVLNNLPGDVLVRRGANLVVGVDVMARLSRSFAGNTPDTPTEQMRLSGPLDCLLRVNEVQDKGISALRSSNLDLVIAPDAAEFPFSDFTRGAELAQRGAAAAREAIPQLKQLLAEVDSD; this is encoded by the coding sequence ATGGCTTGCGACCCTCCCCGACCACCCGTCATCAACGCGCCGCTCACGACGGGCGGCCAGACGGCGGCGCCATGCATTTTCCAAACATCTCCCGTGCGCGACAGCTACGATCCAACCTGGACTGATGCGAGCCTCCCTCTGCCGCCGGCGCAGCACCTGCCCGCCGGCATGGCCACCGCGGTCTTGCAAGCGCTGCGCCGCAGCCGGCTCTGCCGTGGCATCGACGCGCGGCAACTGGAACAAGTTGCCGACGGCGCCACCTACACCACCTTCAACGCCGGACAAACCATCTGCCATCAAGGCGATTCCGGCGTCTGCTTGTACGTCGTCGCCGGCGGCCGTGTGCAGCTTAGCGTGCAGCGCAAAGGCGCCTTTCGCATGCTCAACTATGTCGGCAAGGGCGATCATTTCGGAGAACTGGCGCTGCTCACCGATGGCCGCTACAGCGCCACCGCCACCGCCATGGTCGACACGCAACTAGTGACCATCGACCGCCCGCACTTTCAACACCTGCTCACTACCGCCCCCCTGTTCGCGGCCAACATCAGCCGTTCGCTCGGCTTTCAACTGCGTTGGGAAACCTCAGGCCGAACGCACCATTATCGGCCCAAGCTGGTCGCCATCGCGCATTCGACTTTGCAAACCCAACGGCTACTGCGTCCCTTGGCCGAGGCTCTGGCGCGCCGCGATGAGTCGGTCGTGGTCCTTACCGATCGACCACATGGTCCGGTCGCCGATGGCGACTACGCCATCGAACGCATCAACCCCGAACTGGCAGGCGACGATCGGCTCCGGCACCTGCGCGCCCGCGTCGTGCGACTTTCGGAATCCAACGACCGCGTGATTCTCGATCTCCGCCAGCAGGTCGATTTGACGCTCGTCGAGATACTGGCCGACTGCGAAGTCATCTATTGGCTCTGCGAGCCCAATCACGTCGATACGTCCGCCGAGACGCTCCGCGCCCTGCTCACGCACGATGCCGCCTTCGCCGCCCGAGTCCATTGGGTCTGGGCGCTCGGCGCCGGCGAGCGTTTCGCCCCGTTGATCCCCAGCGATCTCAAGCTCGCCGATCCAGACTTCAAGGTCGCTGTCGGCACAAGCGCTGTCGGCAGCGCCCGTCTGCAGCAAGGCATTGCCCGCATTGTGCGCAATCTCTCTGGCATCAAGCTGGGCTTGGCGCTGAGCGGCGGCGGCGCGCGCGGGCTGGCTCATCTGGGCGTGCTGGCCGCTTTTGATGAGGCGGGCATCGATTTCGACCTCCTGGCCGGAACCTCTAGCGGCGCCTTGATGGCGGCAAGCTACGCGGCGGGATTCACCCCAACCGACGCCTTGCGACACTTCACCGAGGATCTCAAGCCGCATTGGTTTTGGCGTCATATTCCGCGCGGCGGCCAGTGGTATCTCTGGACAATGTTCCACATGGGCGCCTGGGACAGCATGCTCCGCCGCTACATGGGCGACCACTGCCTGGAACAATTACAATTGCCCCTCTCGATCGTCACCGTCGATCTGGTGTCGGGCAGCGAAGTGGTGCGCGATCGCGGCGACATCGTCAACGCCGTCCGCGAAAGCATTAACATCCCGCTCGTCTCCAAGCCAATCCTCCGCGACGGTATGGCCCTGGTCGATGGCGGCGTGCTCAACAACCTACCGGGCGACGTATTGGTGCGGCGCGGCGCCAATCTGGTGGTCGGCGTCGATGTCATGGCCCGGCTCTCCAGGTCATTCGCCGGCAACACCCCCGATACTCCCACCGAGCAAATGCGGCTGTCGGGACCGCTCGACTGCCTGCTCCGCGTCAACGAGGTTCAAGACAAGGGAATTTCCGCCCTGCGCAGCAGCAATCTCGATCTGGTGATCGCCCCCGACGCCGCCGAGTTCCCTTTCTCCGACTTCACTCGCGGCGCCGAATTGGCGCAGCGCGGCGCTGCCGCTGCCCGAGAGGCCATTCCGCAGCTCAAGCAACTCCTGGCCGAAGTGGATTCCGACTGA
- a CDS encoding GNAT family N-acetyltransferase, whose translation MTDFVIQQELPSPQEYNRLREAVGWKPFAITQCEIGLRASLYCVCARHDHELAGMGRIVGDGALCFYLQDIIVSPRFQRRGLGTALVERLMEHLRDNAPTDAYVRLFAAKDVAPFYERFGFAIRPTDSPAMQMPR comes from the coding sequence ATGACTGATTTTGTCATTCAGCAAGAACTGCCATCGCCACAAGAGTACAACCGGCTGCGCGAGGCCGTCGGCTGGAAACCGTTTGCCATCACGCAATGCGAGATCGGCCTGCGCGCCTCGCTCTATTGCGTTTGCGCTCGGCATGACCACGAACTGGCGGGCATGGGTCGCATCGTGGGAGATGGCGCTCTCTGCTTTTATCTGCAAGACATCATCGTCTCGCCGCGATTTCAGCGGCGCGGTCTCGGCACGGCGCTGGTCGAGCGGTTGATGGAGCACCTGCGCGACAACGCCCCCACCGACGCCTATGTGCGGCTTTTCGCGGCCAAGGATGTCGCGCCCTTTTATGAGCGTTTTGGCTTTGCCATTCGCCCCACCGATAGCCCCGCGATGCAAATGCCCCGCTAG
- a CDS encoding PQQ-binding-like beta-propeller repeat protein, with the protein MRFTICLLMLSLAVLAPSSLLAGNWPQLRGPHGNGTAEAKNLPTELNPEKTLRWKVALPGHSAATPAIWGDRIFLMAPDGGDIYLLELDANGKEQWRRQLGGGNQKLGWNGKNNLTTPSPATDGQHVWALAGSGDLWCFDFAGKEVWHKNLFEEFGAYETGFGVGFSPLLYQGALYIPFLHQKESFILALDAKSGDLKWKSPRVTDAEEESKDAYSTACVVEYPDRAEIVICGADLANAYDAQTGKEVWRHGDINPKDNKTLRIVVSPVTDGQRIVVSSAKGGPVHAIAAGAKGDVTSGKPHLWTCNKDTPDVPTPAMHDGLVYMLRETGVMTVLDATTGEPAYHERVASRAGAFSPSPVVADGKVYLASEGGAVVVLAAGREFKKLGENELGELIMATPVVAGDAVYIRGEKHLYCFANP; encoded by the coding sequence ATGCGATTCACAATTTGCTTACTGATGCTCTCGCTGGCCGTACTGGCGCCATCGTCGCTTTTGGCTGGCAATTGGCCGCAATTGCGCGGCCCGCACGGCAATGGAACCGCCGAGGCCAAGAATCTCCCCACCGAGCTCAACCCCGAAAAAACGCTCCGCTGGAAAGTCGCGCTCCCTGGTCATAGCGCGGCCACGCCCGCTATTTGGGGCGACCGTATCTTTTTGATGGCGCCCGATGGCGGAGACATCTATCTCCTCGAGCTCGACGCCAACGGCAAAGAGCAGTGGCGTCGCCAACTGGGCGGCGGCAATCAAAAACTCGGCTGGAACGGCAAGAACAACCTGACGACTCCCAGCCCTGCCACCGACGGCCAGCACGTCTGGGCGCTCGCCGGTTCTGGCGATCTATGGTGCTTCGATTTCGCCGGCAAGGAGGTGTGGCACAAAAATCTGTTCGAGGAGTTTGGCGCCTACGAGACCGGCTTTGGCGTCGGTTTCAGCCCGCTGCTCTATCAAGGCGCCCTGTACATTCCCTTTCTGCATCAGAAAGAAAGCTTCATCCTGGCGCTCGACGCCAAGTCCGGCGACCTGAAATGGAAGTCGCCGCGCGTCACCGACGCCGAGGAAGAATCAAAAGACGCCTACTCCACCGCCTGTGTCGTGGAGTATCCCGACCGTGCCGAGATCGTCATCTGCGGCGCCGATCTGGCCAACGCCTACGATGCGCAAACCGGCAAGGAGGTCTGGCGCCACGGAGACATCAATCCCAAGGACAACAAGACGCTGCGGATCGTCGTCTCGCCGGTCACCGATGGCCAGCGGATTGTCGTCTCAAGCGCCAAGGGAGGGCCGGTGCATGCCATCGCCGCCGGCGCCAAAGGCGACGTGACCAGTGGCAAGCCGCATCTCTGGACCTGCAACAAAGACACGCCAGACGTTCCCACGCCCGCCATGCACGACGGCTTGGTGTATATGCTCCGCGAAACCGGCGTGATGACCGTGCTCGACGCCACCACCGGCGAGCCCGCCTACCATGAGCGCGTCGCCAGCCGCGCCGGAGCTTTCAGCCCCTCCCCCGTCGTGGCCGATGGCAAGGTCTATCTGGCCAGCGAGGGAGGGGCTGTGGTCGTCCTGGCGGCCGGTCGCGAGTTCAAGAAACTCGGCGAGAACGAACTTGGCGAGCTCATCATGGCCACCCCGGTCGTCGCCGGCGATGCGGTATACATTCGTGGCGAAAAACACCTCTACTGCTTTGCGAATCCCTAA
- a CDS encoding antibiotic biosynthesis monooxygenase has translation MLHLNVWLSVTDPANVAQVRQLLTEAAQSSRQEPGCARFEVYQSKNDATRFLLNEHWESQAALDQHRKAHAYTQIYQPRILPLVTREGHPCDLL, from the coding sequence ATGCTCCATCTCAACGTCTGGCTCAGCGTCACCGATCCCGCCAACGTGGCGCAGGTCCGCCAACTATTGACCGAGGCGGCGCAATCCTCTCGTCAAGAGCCGGGCTGCGCCCGCTTCGAGGTCTACCAATCGAAGAACGACGCCACGCGCTTTCTACTCAACGAACATTGGGAGTCGCAGGCCGCGCTTGACCAGCATCGCAAGGCGCACGCCTACACGCAGATCTACCAGCCGCGCATCTTGCCGCTGGTCACGCGCGAAGGGCATCCCTGCGATTTGCTGTAG
- the cysK gene encoding cysteine synthase A, whose amino-acid sequence MSTTASGIHDDITQCIGNTPLVRFRRIAEGCVATVVGKMENMNPLWSVKDRIARAMIDAAERDGHIKKDTVIIEPTSGNTGIGLAYVCAARGYKLVVTMPESMSLERRRMLKALGADLVLTPAAEGMPGAMRKADELLRENRNYFMPQQFKNPANPEVHRKTTAEEIWRDTDGQVDIVISGVGTGGTITGVGEVLKKRKPSVQMVAVEPTNSPVILQTKRGEPLKPGRHTIQGLGAGFIPDVLNLDIVDDVVLVQDEDAMETSRQLAKLEGLMCGISCGAAAWAAIEVAKRKENKGKLVVTILPDLGERYLSTKLFPE is encoded by the coding sequence ATGTCGACTACCGCTAGCGGAATCCACGACGACATCACTCAATGCATCGGCAATACCCCGCTGGTCCGGTTTCGACGCATCGCCGAAGGCTGTGTCGCCACGGTGGTCGGCAAGATGGAGAACATGAACCCGCTCTGGAGCGTCAAGGATCGTATCGCCCGAGCCATGATCGACGCCGCCGAGCGTGACGGCCACATCAAAAAAGACACGGTGATTATCGAGCCCACCAGTGGCAACACCGGCATCGGCCTGGCCTATGTTTGCGCCGCCCGCGGCTACAAACTGGTGGTCACCATGCCCGAGAGCATGAGCCTCGAGCGCCGCCGCATGCTCAAGGCGCTCGGCGCCGACCTGGTACTCACCCCGGCCGCCGAAGGTATGCCCGGCGCCATGCGCAAGGCCGATGAATTGCTCCGCGAAAATCGCAACTACTTCATGCCGCAGCAGTTCAAGAATCCGGCCAACCCCGAGGTTCACCGCAAGACCACCGCCGAAGAAATCTGGCGCGACACCGACGGCCAGGTCGACATCGTCATTTCCGGGGTCGGCACGGGCGGCACCATCACCGGAGTCGGCGAGGTGCTCAAAAAGCGCAAACCATCGGTGCAAATGGTCGCCGTCGAGCCCACCAATAGCCCCGTGATTCTGCAAACCAAGCGCGGCGAGCCGCTCAAGCCCGGCCGACACACCATTCAGGGGCTCGGCGCCGGCTTTATTCCCGATGTGCTGAATCTCGATATCGTCGACGACGTCGTGCTGGTGCAGGACGAAGACGCCATGGAAACCTCCCGCCAGCTCGCCAAGCTCGAAGGACTCATGTGCGGCATCAGTTGCGGCGCCGCCGCCTGGGCAGCCATCGAGGTCGCCAAGCGCAAGGAGAACAAAGGCAAGCTGGTCGTCACCATCCTCCCCGACCTGGGAGAACGCTACCTCTCGACCAAGCTTTTCCCGGAATGA
- a CDS encoding DUF1080 domain-containing protein has protein sequence MIFRTLPFCAALLGLALLSTSAVAKDVPPDGFVPLFNGKDLSGWKGLVKDPPARAKMSADELAKAQQAADERMRAHWKVVGDMLEFDGHGDALCTAKDYGDFELLVDWKIEPGGDSGIYLRGAPQVQIWDKDSGVGKGIGSGGLYNNEKHPSKPTAVADKPAGEWNTFKIRMVGDKVTVYLNDQQVVDEVPLENYWERGKPIYPTGQIELQNHGSTLWFKNIYIKELK, from the coding sequence ATGATCTTTCGCACCTTGCCGTTTTGTGCCGCGCTGCTCGGCCTGGCCCTCCTCTCCACAAGCGCCGTGGCCAAGGACGTTCCGCCAGACGGCTTTGTCCCGCTCTTCAACGGCAAGGATCTCTCCGGTTGGAAGGGACTCGTCAAAGACCCGCCGGCCCGGGCCAAGATGTCGGCCGACGAACTAGCCAAGGCGCAACAAGCGGCCGACGAGCGGATGCGTGCCCACTGGAAGGTAGTCGGCGACATGCTCGAGTTCGATGGTCATGGCGACGCCCTCTGCACCGCCAAGGACTACGGCGACTTTGAACTGCTGGTCGATTGGAAAATCGAGCCAGGCGGGGATAGCGGCATCTATCTCCGTGGCGCGCCGCAAGTGCAAATCTGGGACAAAGATAGCGGTGTCGGCAAAGGCATCGGATCGGGCGGTCTCTACAACAACGAGAAGCACCCATCCAAGCCGACCGCCGTCGCCGACAAACCGGCGGGCGAGTGGAACACCTTCAAGATCCGCATGGTTGGCGACAAGGTGACCGTTTACCTCAACGATCAGCAAGTCGTCGACGAGGTGCCGCTGGAAAACTACTGGGAGCGCGGTAAGCCGATCTATCCCACCGGACAGATCGAACTGCAAAACCACGGCTCCACGCTCTGGTTCAAGAACATTTACATCAAGGAGCTGAAGTAG
- a CDS encoding Gfo/Idh/MocA family oxidoreductase: MSVVARGDEAKPLRAGIIGLDTSHVIAFTKVLNRDEQTPEFAGVRVVAAYPGGSQDVESSHTRVEGYTREMKEMGVQIVDSIDQLLKLVDVVLLESVDGRPHLKQAEPVIQAGKPLFIDKPAAGSLADVIAIFRLAAEHKVPCFSSSSLRFSPGILGMRDNEEVGDVLGCAVYSPCHLEPHHPDLFWYGVHGVEMLFTIMGTGCESVVRTHADGADVVTGVWKGGRIGSYRGLRDGAADYGGVVFGSKKIAPTGSYAGYEPLVAEIVKFFKTGNPPVSADETIEIFAFMEAADESKRQGGKPVTIASVLEKAGQK; this comes from the coding sequence ATGTCGGTTGTCGCGCGAGGAGACGAAGCCAAGCCGCTGAGGGCGGGCATTATCGGGCTCGACACCTCGCACGTGATCGCGTTCACCAAGGTGTTGAACCGCGACGAGCAAACGCCCGAATTTGCCGGCGTGCGCGTGGTGGCGGCGTATCCGGGCGGTAGCCAGGATGTGGAATCGAGCCATACGCGCGTGGAAGGATACACGCGCGAGATGAAGGAAATGGGCGTACAGATCGTCGACTCGATCGACCAGTTACTGAAGCTGGTCGACGTGGTGCTGTTGGAAAGTGTCGATGGCCGACCGCATCTGAAGCAGGCCGAACCGGTGATTCAGGCGGGCAAGCCGCTGTTTATCGATAAGCCAGCGGCGGGTTCACTGGCCGACGTGATCGCCATTTTTCGTCTTGCCGCGGAGCATAAGGTTCCTTGCTTTTCGAGTAGTTCGCTACGTTTCAGCCCGGGCATCCTTGGTATGCGCGATAACGAAGAGGTGGGAGACGTGCTGGGCTGCGCGGTGTATAGCCCCTGTCATTTGGAGCCGCACCATCCCGACCTGTTTTGGTATGGCGTGCATGGCGTGGAGATGTTGTTCACCATCATGGGGACCGGTTGCGAGAGCGTAGTGCGCACCCACGCCGACGGCGCCGACGTGGTGACGGGCGTTTGGAAGGGTGGCCGCATCGGCAGTTACCGCGGCTTGCGCGACGGCGCGGCCGACTACGGCGGTGTGGTATTCGGCAGCAAGAAGATCGCGCCCACTGGCAGTTACGCCGGCTACGAACCGCTGGTGGCGGAGATTGTGAAGTTCTTTAAGACCGGCAATCCGCCCGTGAGCGCGGACGAGACGATTGAGATTTTTGCCTTCATGGAGGCTGCTGACGAAAGCAAGCGCCAAGGGGGCAAACCGGTGACGATCGCCAGCGTGCTGGAGAAGGCCGGCCAGAAGTAG